The Oreochromis niloticus isolate F11D_XX linkage group LG2, O_niloticus_UMD_NMBU, whole genome shotgun sequence genome includes a region encoding these proteins:
- the LOC112848126 gene encoding trichohyalin-like — translation MAQTLTNFNKALQTSSVQMPNKVLADLKFRAQKELKFREEMNMSDILIQNHQHNANLRTLKTYEVLREQREQIRRKNNLKEVQKEIELKEQREEKPLVEHLGHENIGKAERKARFKSLHNSWEDAIRLKEERMQDKQRESREWGEAGRKADAILLAKHMEEAQKRREKYIELCQYNYERAKEKRALAELEKEMETQYLLKQRRQATENERRRRDMELELLKAARKNIPVLDRTEGEKHSVVLEKEGSDDFQPKPKEPLLQREKRVHFFLCQESSSSEQTTAKTEQVQLPTINKTNRRVSVAKDSPANDKKLIPHSVVSQKTRCAPIIKNQYKVDAPYAPRLLETWDINTNKNLIPPLPPLPIKPQKTRRAPIITN, via the exons ATGgcacaaacattaacaaacttCAACAAGGCCCTCCAAACGTCCTCTGTTCAAATGCCAAACAAGGTACTGGCAGATCTTAAATTCAGAGCTCAAAAAGAACTAAAATTTAGAGAGGAAATGAATATGTCAGACATATTAATTCAAAATCACCAGCACAACGCTAATCTTAGAACGCTTAAAACATACGAGGTTCTTCGTGAGCAAAGAGAGCAAATTAGGAGGAAAAATAACCTTAAAGAAGTTCAAAAAGAAATCGAGTTAAAGGAGCAACGGGAGGAAAAGCCGTTAGTGGAACACCTTGGACACGAAAATATAGGGAAGGCTGAAAGAAAAGCCAGGTTTAAGTCACTCCACAACAGCTGGGAGGACGCAATCAGGCTAAAGGAAGAGAGAATGCAGGACAAACAAAGGGAAAGTCGGGAGTGGGGTGAGGCTGGCAGGAAGGCTGACGCGATATTATTGGCAAAGCATATGGAAGAGGCGCAAAAAAGGCGTGAAAAATACATTGAACTTTGCCAATATAATTACGAgagagccaaagaaaaacgTGCTTTGGCTGAACTTgagaaagaaatggaaacaCAGTATTTGTTAAAGCAACGACGTCAGGCCACCGAGAACGAACGCCGTCGTCGCGATATGGAGCTGGAACTTCTCAAAGCCGCTCGTAAAAACATCCCAGTTTTAGACAGAACAGAGGGGGAAAAACATAGTGTTGTTTTAGAAAAGGAAGGTTCAGATGACTTTCAACCAAAGCCAAAAGAACCACTCCTCCAAAGGGAGAAACGAGTTCATTTCTTCCTTTGTCAGGAAAGCAGCAGCTCAGAACAAACAACAGCTAAAACGGAACaagttcagctgccaacaattaataaaacaaacaggcGTGTGTCTGTAGCTAAAGACTCACCAGCTAATGATAAAAAACTTATTCCCCACTCTGTGGTTTCTCAGAAAACACGGTGTGCCCCCATTATTAAAAACCAATACAAGGTTGATGCACCTTACGCACCACGCTTATTAGAGACGTGGGACatcaacacaa ataaaaatttaatcccacccctGCCTCCTCTTCCTATTAAACCACAGAAAACACGGCGTGCCCCCATTATTACAAATTAA